The Salinibacterium sp. M195 genome includes a window with the following:
- a CDS encoding ANTAR domain-containing response regulator, translating into MTDQNTNQTAPRRVVVAEDESLIRMDIVEILRDAGYEVVGEAGDGETAVALATELRPDLVIMDVKMPQLDGISAAERLSANHIAPVVLLTAFSQKELVERASEAGALAYVVKPFTPSDLLPAIEIALSRYAQIITLEAEVSDLVERFETRKLVDRAKGLLNEKMGLSEPDAFRWIQKASMDRRLTMHDVSQAIIDQLSAKK; encoded by the coding sequence GTGACTGACCAAAACACCAATCAAACTGCTCCTCGTCGCGTTGTCGTTGCCGAAGATGAGTCGCTCATCCGCATGGACATTGTCGAGATCCTCCGTGACGCCGGCTACGAAGTCGTTGGTGAAGCCGGTGACGGTGAGACCGCGGTTGCTTTGGCAACAGAGCTTCGCCCTGACCTGGTCATCATGGATGTCAAGATGCCTCAGCTTGACGGGATCTCTGCTGCTGAGCGCCTCAGTGCCAACCACATTGCTCCCGTTGTACTGCTGACCGCCTTTAGCCAGAAGGAACTCGTAGAGCGGGCTTCAGAGGCGGGAGCGCTTGCCTATGTCGTGAAGCCATTTACTCCAAGTGACTTGCTGCCGGCGATTGAAATCGCGCTCAGCCGGTACGCGCAGATTATTACGCTTGAGGCCGAAGTTAGCGATCTCGTCGAGCGTTTCGAGACCCGCAAGCTCGTTGATCGGGCAAAGGGCCTACTCAACGAAAAGATGGGTCTTAGCGAGCCAGATGCGTTCCGATGGATTCAGAAGGCGTCGATGGATCGTCGTCTGACGATGCACGACGTGTCGCAGGCGATTATCGATCAGCTGAGCGCCAAAAAGTAG
- a CDS encoding PaaI family thioesterase — MKYPDDLDPELVARLVESGGGALTQKMGIEFLELGAERSVATMPVEGNTQVIGILHGGAHVVLGESLGSISSAIHAGPGRIAMGIEINATHSRAVREGFVTATCTAIALSRTLATHEIVIRDEQDRRLSTVRITNILKDRLTP; from the coding sequence GTGAAGTATCCCGATGACCTCGATCCCGAACTCGTTGCACGTCTTGTGGAATCAGGAGGCGGCGCACTCACTCAAAAGATGGGTATTGAGTTCTTGGAGCTCGGTGCTGAGCGATCAGTTGCCACAATGCCAGTTGAAGGCAATACCCAAGTGATCGGCATCCTGCACGGAGGCGCGCACGTCGTCCTGGGCGAATCGCTCGGATCAATTTCGTCAGCGATCCACGCTGGCCCCGGGCGGATCGCCATGGGGATCGAAATCAACGCTACTCACAGCCGCGCAGTGCGTGAAGGATTCGTGACGGCAACCTGCACAGCGATCGCCCTGAGCCGCACCTTGGCCACTCACGAAATCGTGATCCGAGACGAGCAAGACCGCCGGCTCTCAACCGTGCGCATCACCAACATCTTGAAAGACCGCCTCACTCCCTAG
- the polA gene encoding DNA polymerase I: MSDNQKPTLMIIDGHSLAFRAFYALPVDSFQNREGQHTNAIHGFLSMLISLLQNEKPTHLAVAFDISRYSFRTREYPEYKGTRGETPVEFVGQIPLLEEALKAMGVQTLSKEDYEADDILATLAHEGSENGFRVLVVSGDRDAIQMVNDNVTLLYPNARGVSELKRYDRDAVFERYGVEPHQYPEVAALVGETSDNLIGVDKVGEKTAVKWINLYGSLDEVLAHADEIKGVVGQNLRDQMDRAVRNRKLNHLLTDVELPVSVGDLDRHPIDEAAVQEVFDRLQFKTLLQRVLKIAAAERGDDASAVVPLETASSVPVVRTMVDEELAKWIDTNSAKGTTPLGLTLAIVDGSVTGLGLASASETAFVPWAADRLDYVALTDWLASDAPKFMHSAKAQLKVASANGIEIAGIAFDTMLAAWVLKPSGKPEELEAQVYNYLGETIEQSDPNQLVPETEALSPATMSWYLVRVAEYLTGKMDEGSLGVLTDIEMPLVPVFAQMELTGIAVNRQLLTDLSSSLSETAAEVARNAFDVIGREINLGSPKQLQDVLFTQLEMPKTRANKTGYSTDAASLVDLQEQAPHPFLDLLLKHRDATKLAQIITGIEKAIDDSGRVHTTYEQAGSSTGRIASNEPNLQNVPIKTATGRQIRSAFEAGAGFDTLLTADYSQIEMRIMAHLSGDEGLIQAFNEGEDLHRFVGSRIFGVAPAEVTSEMRTKVKAMSYGLAYGLSAFGLSKQLRIETSEAKALMTDYFARFGAVREYLRNVVEQARADGYTTTIFGRRRPFGDLNSKNRVLRDNAERQALNSPIQGSAADILKLAMLQIDADIRSEGLKSRMLLQVHDELVFEVASGELERMTKLVHERMSGAASLTVPLDVQIGTGHNWDSAAH, from the coding sequence GTGTCGGATAATCAAAAGCCTACCCTCATGATCATTGACGGCCACTCGTTGGCCTTCCGAGCGTTTTATGCGCTACCGGTCGACAGTTTTCAGAACCGCGAAGGGCAGCACACCAACGCCATTCACGGCTTTCTGTCGATGTTGATCTCGCTCCTGCAGAATGAGAAACCGACGCACCTCGCGGTCGCGTTCGATATCTCGCGGTACTCATTCCGCACGAGGGAGTATCCCGAATACAAGGGAACCCGTGGCGAGACGCCAGTCGAATTCGTCGGTCAAATTCCGCTTCTCGAAGAGGCGTTGAAGGCGATGGGTGTCCAAACCCTGAGCAAAGAGGACTACGAGGCTGACGACATCCTTGCCACTCTCGCGCATGAGGGGTCGGAAAATGGTTTCCGTGTGCTCGTTGTTTCGGGCGACCGTGATGCGATCCAGATGGTCAACGACAACGTCACGCTGCTCTACCCCAATGCTCGGGGAGTGTCGGAGCTCAAGCGTTACGATCGCGATGCCGTCTTCGAACGCTACGGAGTTGAGCCGCACCAATATCCTGAAGTTGCCGCACTGGTGGGAGAAACGAGTGACAACCTCATCGGCGTTGACAAAGTGGGGGAGAAGACCGCAGTTAAGTGGATCAACCTCTACGGCTCGCTCGATGAAGTGCTCGCTCATGCCGACGAGATCAAGGGCGTCGTTGGGCAAAACCTGCGCGACCAGATGGACCGTGCGGTTCGAAACCGCAAGCTCAATCACCTCCTCACCGATGTCGAGCTTCCCGTGTCAGTCGGAGACCTAGACCGTCACCCCATCGACGAAGCTGCCGTCCAGGAGGTTTTCGATCGCCTGCAGTTCAAGACGCTACTTCAACGTGTTCTCAAGATCGCTGCAGCTGAGCGTGGCGATGACGCTTCGGCAGTGGTTCCCCTCGAGACTGCGAGCAGTGTCCCGGTTGTCCGCACGATGGTAGATGAAGAATTAGCCAAGTGGATTGACACGAACAGTGCCAAGGGGACTACCCCGCTCGGTCTGACGCTAGCAATTGTCGACGGCAGTGTCACCGGCCTTGGCCTCGCCTCCGCATCCGAAACAGCATTCGTTCCGTGGGCAGCAGACAGACTTGACTATGTCGCCCTCACAGACTGGTTGGCGAGCGATGCGCCGAAGTTTATGCACTCGGCAAAGGCACAGCTCAAAGTCGCGTCGGCGAATGGCATCGAGATTGCTGGCATTGCGTTCGACACGATGCTCGCAGCGTGGGTACTCAAGCCCAGCGGCAAACCCGAGGAGCTCGAAGCTCAGGTCTACAACTACCTCGGCGAAACAATCGAGCAGAGCGACCCCAATCAGCTCGTGCCAGAAACAGAGGCACTCAGCCCGGCAACGATGTCGTGGTACCTAGTGCGCGTAGCGGAATACCTCACGGGCAAAATGGATGAGGGCTCGCTCGGGGTTTTGACCGACATCGAGATGCCACTGGTACCCGTATTCGCGCAAATGGAACTCACGGGCATTGCCGTCAATCGCCAGTTGTTGACTGATCTCAGCTCTTCGCTGTCCGAGACAGCGGCCGAAGTAGCGCGGAATGCTTTCGATGTAATTGGCCGCGAAATCAACTTGGGTAGTCCCAAGCAACTTCAAGACGTGCTATTCACCCAGCTCGAAATGCCCAAAACTCGGGCAAACAAGACCGGCTATTCCACGGATGCCGCGAGCCTGGTCGACTTGCAAGAGCAAGCACCCCACCCGTTCCTCGATCTCCTGCTCAAGCACCGAGACGCCACCAAGCTCGCCCAGATCATCACCGGCATCGAGAAAGCGATCGATGATTCCGGACGCGTGCACACGACCTACGAGCAGGCCGGATCGAGCACGGGCCGCATCGCATCGAACGAGCCGAACCTGCAGAATGTGCCGATCAAAACGGCGACCGGGCGTCAAATTCGGTCGGCGTTCGAGGCGGGCGCTGGATTCGACACACTGCTCACCGCCGACTATTCGCAAATTGAGATGCGAATCATGGCGCACCTTTCGGGCGATGAAGGCCTCATTCAGGCGTTCAACGAGGGCGAAGATTTGCACCGTTTCGTCGGTTCTCGCATCTTCGGCGTCGCGCCTGCGGAGGTGACTTCTGAGATGCGTACCAAGGTCAAGGCAATGTCCTATGGATTGGCATACGGGCTCAGCGCTTTCGGGCTCAGCAAGCAGCTTCGCATCGAGACGAGCGAAGCGAAGGCATTGATGACCGACTACTTCGCCCGGTTTGGCGCCGTGCGCGAATACCTGCGCAATGTTGTCGAGCAGGCCCGAGCAGATGGCTACACGACAACAATTTTCGGTCGACGGCGGCCCTTTGGTGACCTCAACTCGAAAAATCGGGTGTTGCGGGACAACGCCGAACGTCAGGCGCTCAACTCACCGATTCAGGGGTCTGCGGCAGATATTCTCAAGCTCGCAATGCTGCAGATCGACGCAGATATCAGGTCAGAAGGGCTGAAGTCTCGAATGCTCCTACAGGTCCACGACGAATTAGTCTTCGAGGTCGCTAGTGGCGAGCTCGAGCGGATGACTAAACTCGTCCATGAGCGAATGTCAGGAGCTGCTTCGCTCACCGTTCCGCTGGATGTTCAGATCGGAACGGGGCACAACTGGGACTCGGCCGCTCATTAG
- a CDS encoding DUF885 domain-containing protein codes for MSDSQSHPTAAHGETVRESTPIDAIAEEWVKTLTELNPAIGTWIGLPGAHSGYADYSPDGHASVMSATRDVLGRLEAADIVDDVDLVTKTEMVSTLRLDLDSDAANLWMRDLNNLASPAQDIRGVLDLMPTSSNDDWSVIADRLHHIPAAIDGYIATLRQGIDQDVVPAQRQVAEVITQAKQIASAGGFFDNFIAAASSHTSENSTLNKALTKGAAEAATSYHKLEAFLRDELAPRATPHDAFGRELYALESRGFLGATVDLDETYEWGIEELARMTREQESIAREIKPGATVAEAIEHLDSDPSRTLHGTEALRQWMQKLSDEAVDALAGTHFDIAEPMRALECMIAPTHDGIIYYTGPSDDFSRPGRMWWSVPESVTEFTTWREATTVYHEGVPGHHLQIAQAVYNRDQLNTYRRQLSGSSGHAEGWALYAERFMSELGFLDDPANRFGMLDGQRMRAARVVLDIGVHLGKPKLDGTGVWDWDYALEFMTNNVTLDPANVRFEVNRYFGWPGQAPSYKVGQRIWEELRDECKAREGASFDLKAFHHRALNIGGVGLDTLRTALLAPYERR; via the coding sequence ATGTCAGATTCACAATCTCACCCGACGGCCGCTCACGGCGAAACCGTCCGTGAGAGCACCCCGATTGATGCGATCGCTGAAGAATGGGTAAAGACGCTCACCGAGCTTAATCCCGCGATCGGAACGTGGATTGGGTTGCCTGGCGCGCACTCGGGTTATGCTGACTATTCGCCTGACGGCCACGCCAGTGTGATGAGTGCTACTCGCGACGTACTCGGACGGCTTGAAGCTGCTGACATTGTCGACGATGTCGATCTTGTGACCAAGACCGAAATGGTATCGACCCTGCGTCTTGACCTTGATTCTGATGCCGCGAACCTGTGGATGCGCGATCTCAACAACTTGGCGAGCCCCGCCCAAGATATTCGTGGCGTTCTTGATCTCATGCCAACGTCATCGAACGATGATTGGTCAGTTATCGCAGATCGACTTCACCACATTCCGGCGGCAATTGATGGTTACATCGCCACGCTTCGTCAGGGAATCGATCAGGATGTTGTGCCAGCGCAGCGTCAAGTTGCGGAGGTAATCACTCAAGCAAAGCAGATCGCGTCGGCGGGAGGGTTCTTCGATAACTTTATTGCCGCCGCAAGTTCGCACACCAGTGAGAACTCCACCCTCAATAAAGCCCTGACCAAAGGGGCGGCGGAAGCGGCAACGAGTTACCACAAGCTGGAAGCATTTCTCCGCGACGAACTAGCCCCACGCGCTACGCCCCACGATGCATTCGGCCGGGAGCTATACGCCCTCGAATCTCGCGGCTTTCTCGGCGCCACAGTTGACCTCGATGAGACTTACGAGTGGGGGATCGAAGAACTCGCCAGAATGACTCGCGAGCAGGAGTCGATTGCGCGCGAGATCAAGCCTGGCGCTACGGTCGCCGAAGCGATTGAACACCTTGACTCCGACCCCTCGCGCACGCTTCACGGCACGGAAGCACTGCGACAGTGGATGCAGAAGTTGAGTGACGAGGCTGTGGATGCCTTGGCTGGTACGCATTTCGATATTGCGGAACCGATGCGTGCGCTCGAGTGCATGATCGCCCCCACTCACGACGGCATCATCTACTACACAGGACCTAGCGATGACTTCTCACGCCCCGGTCGCATGTGGTGGTCTGTCCCAGAGTCGGTCACGGAATTTACGACGTGGCGCGAGGCAACGACTGTGTACCACGAGGGTGTCCCCGGCCACCATCTGCAAATTGCGCAAGCGGTGTACAACCGTGATCAGCTCAATACCTATCGCCGCCAGCTTTCCGGTTCATCAGGACATGCTGAAGGCTGGGCCCTCTACGCCGAACGATTCATGAGCGAACTCGGTTTTCTCGATGACCCAGCGAATAGGTTCGGCATGCTTGACGGCCAGCGGATGCGGGCTGCGCGCGTAGTTCTCGACATCGGAGTGCATCTGGGCAAGCCCAAGCTTGATGGCACGGGGGTGTGGGACTGGGATTACGCGTTGGAGTTCATGACCAACAACGTGACTCTTGATCCTGCCAACGTGCGCTTCGAAGTGAACCGCTATTTCGGCTGGCCGGGTCAGGCGCCGTCTTACAAGGTCGGCCAGCGCATTTGGGAAGAACTCCGTGACGAGTGCAAAGCTCGTGAAGGCGCTTCGTTTGATCTGAAAGCTTTTCATCATCGTGCACTGAACATCGGGGGAGTCGGCCTCGATACTCTTCGGACCGCTCTTCTCGCGCCATACGAACGTCGCTAA
- the rpsA gene encoding 30S ribosomal protein S1, with the protein MTIATTDKAPKQVAINDIGSAEDFLAAVEKTLKFFNDGDLIEGTVVKIDRDEVLLDVGYKTEGVIPSRELSIKHDVDPTEVVNVGDTVEALVLQKEDKEGRLILSKKRAQYERAWGDVELIKESDGVVTGSVIEVVKGGLIVDIGLRGFLPASLIELRRVRDLTPYLGQEIEAKILELDKNRNNVVLSRRALLEETQSASRTSFLNNLAKGQVRKGVVSSIVNFGAFVDLGGVDGLVHVSELSWKHIEHASEVVEVGQEVTVEILEVDLERERVSLSLKATQEDPWQVFARTHAIGQVAPGKVTKLVPFGAFVRVADGIEGLVHISELSGKHVELAEQVVSVGDEVFVKVIDIDLERRRISLSLKQANEGVDPEGTEFDPALYGMLTEYDDQGNYKYPDGFDPETNEWKDGFESQREKWEQDYAAAQGRWELHKKQVAAAAIQEESISNAPAGSSSFSNDDAASASGAGTLADDETLAALREKLSSNN; encoded by the coding sequence ATGACAATCGCAACGACCGACAAGGCACCCAAGCAGGTCGCCATCAATGACATTGGATCTGCTGAAGATTTTCTCGCCGCGGTCGAAAAGACTCTGAAGTTCTTCAACGATGGTGACCTTATCGAAGGTACCGTCGTCAAAATCGATCGTGACGAGGTTCTCCTCGACGTCGGTTACAAGACCGAGGGTGTAATCCCCTCCCGTGAACTTTCCATCAAGCACGACGTTGACCCCACTGAGGTTGTCAACGTTGGCGACACCGTTGAGGCTCTTGTTCTTCAGAAAGAAGACAAAGAAGGCCGTCTCATCCTGTCGAAGAAGCGCGCACAGTACGAGCGTGCATGGGGCGACGTCGAACTCATCAAGGAATCGGATGGCGTTGTCACCGGTTCTGTCATTGAGGTTGTCAAGGGTGGACTCATCGTTGACATCGGTCTTCGTGGATTCCTCCCCGCATCGCTCATCGAGCTTCGCCGTGTTCGTGACCTCACGCCGTACCTCGGCCAGGAGATCGAAGCCAAGATCCTCGAACTCGACAAGAACCGCAACAACGTTGTTCTGTCGCGTCGCGCACTTCTCGAAGAGACTCAGTCGGCTAGCCGCACTTCGTTCCTCAACAACTTGGCCAAGGGCCAGGTTCGCAAGGGTGTCGTTTCCTCGATCGTCAACTTCGGTGCGTTCGTTGATCTCGGCGGCGTAGACGGACTCGTCCACGTTTCTGAGCTCTCCTGGAAGCACATTGAGCACGCTTCAGAAGTTGTTGAAGTTGGCCAGGAAGTTACCGTCGAGATTCTTGAGGTTGACCTCGAGCGCGAGCGCGTTTCGCTGTCGCTCAAGGCAACGCAGGAAGACCCGTGGCAGGTATTCGCCCGCACCCACGCAATCGGACAGGTTGCTCCCGGTAAGGTCACCAAGCTCGTTCCGTTCGGTGCGTTCGTTCGCGTCGCAGACGGTATCGAGGGCCTCGTGCACATCTCCGAGCTTTCGGGCAAGCACGTTGAGCTCGCCGAGCAGGTTGTCTCAGTTGGCGATGAAGTATTCGTCAAGGTCATCGACATCGACCTCGAGCGCCGTCGCATCTCGCTTAGCCTCAAGCAGGCTAACGAGGGCGTTGACCCCGAGGGTACCGAGTTCGACCCGGCACTCTACGGAATGCTCACCGAGTACGACGACCAGGGCAACTACAAGTACCCGGACGGCTTCGACCCCGAGACCAACGAATGGAAAGATGGTTTCGAGTCACAGCGCGAGAAGTGGGAGCAAGACTATGCTGCCGCTCAGGGCCGTTGGGAACTGCACAAGAAGCAGGTTGCCGCCGCTGCGATTCAGGAAGAATCGATCAGCAACGCACCCGCTGGCTCGTCGTCGTTCTCCAACGACGACGCCGCATCGGCTTCCGGTGCGGGAACGCTTGCCGACGACGAGACTCTCGCCGCTCTGCGCGAGAAGCTTTCGAGCAACAACTAG
- a CDS encoding DUF4126 domain-containing protein: MLEVLTGSGLAVAAGLNAYIPLLILGLAGRFFDFVELPIAWAWLENPWVIGILALLLVVEIIADKVPVVDSVNDWIQTIVRPAAGGIAFGTGAASETAVITDPASFFTSDAWVPVAIGIVLAFGTHAAKMLARPALNAATAGAAAPVVSAAEDITSILLSVMALLMPVIGFLAVLGLIVIVVARVRRSRRVRVKTN; the protein is encoded by the coding sequence ATGCTTGAGGTGCTTACCGGTAGCGGTCTGGCTGTCGCAGCAGGACTCAATGCCTACATACCATTGCTGATTTTGGGGCTCGCCGGGCGGTTTTTCGATTTCGTCGAATTGCCGATTGCGTGGGCGTGGCTCGAGAATCCGTGGGTTATCGGAATCCTTGCGCTCTTGCTCGTCGTGGAGATCATTGCCGATAAGGTGCCCGTAGTTGACTCGGTCAATGACTGGATTCAGACCATCGTGCGACCGGCAGCAGGGGGAATTGCCTTCGGAACCGGGGCCGCCTCTGAGACGGCCGTAATAACTGATCCCGCCTCGTTCTTCACCTCGGATGCGTGGGTTCCTGTCGCAATCGGGATAGTGCTTGCATTCGGCACCCACGCTGCCAAAATGCTGGCGCGACCCGCACTCAATGCAGCGACCGCTGGCGCAGCCGCTCCCGTCGTGAGCGCAGCAGAAGACATCACAAGCATATTGCTCAGCGTTATGGCCCTGCTCATGCCTGTGATCGGATTTCTTGCCGTTCTCGGCCTCATTGTTATCGTCGTTGCGCGCGTGAGGCGATCCCGGCGCGTTCGTGTGAAGACTAATTAG
- the coaE gene encoding dephospho-CoA kinase — protein MHLIALTGGIASGKSTVAHRWQERGAVIVDADALAREVVAPGSPALDQIVQRFGPEMLHGDGALNRQALGAVIFGDDDARRALNGITHPAIGRLAQARFDDAAGEDANAIVVYDIPLLVETAQSLDRFALVATVEAAPEVRIQRLIDHRSMTRDEAEGRIASQATSAQRRAVADFVIDTDGTLGDTQQRADDVWDLIVRRLSTAL, from the coding sequence ATGCACTTAATAGCGCTTACGGGAGGCATTGCGTCCGGAAAGTCGACGGTTGCTCATCGCTGGCAGGAACGCGGTGCTGTAATCGTCGATGCGGATGCGTTGGCTCGCGAAGTCGTCGCGCCCGGGTCCCCAGCCCTGGATCAGATCGTTCAACGTTTTGGTCCCGAGATGCTCCACGGCGATGGTGCCCTCAATCGCCAAGCCCTCGGCGCTGTGATCTTTGGTGATGACGATGCTCGTCGCGCATTGAACGGCATTACGCATCCCGCGATAGGCCGTCTTGCGCAAGCTCGCTTCGACGATGCTGCGGGGGAGGATGCTAACGCGATCGTGGTCTATGACATCCCGCTTCTCGTCGAGACCGCGCAATCCCTCGACCGATTCGCGCTAGTAGCGACCGTGGAAGCAGCACCTGAGGTGCGGATACAACGCCTGATTGATCATCGCTCCATGACTCGGGACGAAGCCGAAGGGCGTATCGCATCGCAGGCAACGTCAGCGCAACGTCGTGCTGTTGCCGATTTTGTCATTGACACCGACGGCACGCTTGGCGATACTCAACAACGCGCTGACGACGTGTGGGACCTCATCGTTCGCCGACTCAGCACCGCGCTCTAA
- the uvrB gene encoding excinuclease ABC subunit UvrB, translating to MQPTRSVRPFEVISEYSPSGDQPEAIRQLAQRINAGETDVVLLGATGTGKSATTAWLIEQVQRPTLIMSHNKTLAAQLANEFRDLMPNNAVEYFVSYYDYYQPEAYIPQTDTFIEKDSSINAEVERLRHSTTNSLLSRRDTVVVSTVSSIYGLGAAESYLEAMIALQVGMRIDRETLIRKFVAMQYQRNDYDFSRGNFRVRGDTIEIIPVYEELAIRIEMFGDEIEALYSLHPLTGDIVKKMDAVSVFPGTHYAASPETIKSAIVSIQIELAERLAVLERQGKLLEAQRLRMRTTYDIEMMEQIGFCNGIENYSLHMDGRQPGEPPSCLLDYFPDDFLVVIDESHVTVPQIGAMYEGDASRKRTLVEHGFRLPSALDNRPLKWEEFLERVGQKIYLSATPGKYELGITDSIVEQVIRPTGLVDPQIVVKPSKGQIDDLLEQITARVEKNERILVTTLTKKMAEELTEFLSEHGVRVRYLHADVDTLRRVELLTELRQGVYDVLVGINLLREGLDLPEVSLVAILDADKEGFLRSSTSLIQTIGRAARNVSGEVHMYADVITRSMRFAIDETDRRREKQVAYNTEHGIDPQPLRKKIADITDALLREGADTAELLSTRNRDGKKRAPTPNLAREGIAANGGNDLEQIISDLNEQMLQAASELKFELAARLRDEVQDLKKELRQMEQAGHLR from the coding sequence ATGCAACCTACTCGCTCAGTGCGTCCGTTCGAGGTGATCAGTGAGTATTCCCCCTCGGGAGACCAACCTGAGGCGATTCGGCAGCTGGCGCAACGCATCAACGCCGGCGAGACAGATGTCGTGTTGCTGGGCGCTACGGGAACGGGAAAGTCGGCGACGACAGCGTGGCTGATCGAGCAAGTGCAGCGTCCCACGCTGATTATGTCGCACAACAAGACGCTCGCCGCTCAGCTGGCCAACGAGTTCCGCGACCTCATGCCCAACAACGCTGTCGAGTATTTTGTCTCGTACTACGACTACTACCAGCCCGAGGCGTACATCCCACAAACCGATACCTTCATCGAGAAAGATTCGTCGATCAATGCTGAGGTTGAACGCCTGAGGCATTCGACTACTAACTCACTCTTGAGCCGCCGCGACACGGTTGTCGTCTCTACGGTGTCCAGTATCTATGGACTCGGAGCTGCTGAGTCGTATCTTGAAGCGATGATTGCGCTTCAAGTGGGGATGCGTATCGATCGCGAGACGCTCATCCGCAAGTTCGTTGCAATGCAATACCAACGCAATGACTATGACTTCTCGCGGGGAAACTTCCGTGTGCGCGGGGACACCATCGAAATTATTCCGGTGTATGAAGAGCTGGCCATTCGCATCGAGATGTTCGGCGACGAGATCGAAGCGCTGTATTCACTTCATCCCCTCACCGGTGACATCGTCAAGAAGATGGATGCCGTCTCCGTATTCCCGGGCACGCACTACGCGGCGAGCCCGGAAACTATCAAGAGTGCCATCGTGTCGATTCAGATTGAACTAGCCGAGCGACTGGCCGTGCTTGAGCGCCAAGGGAAACTCCTCGAAGCACAACGTTTGCGTATGCGCACGACCTACGACATCGAGATGATGGAGCAGATCGGCTTCTGCAATGGAATCGAAAACTATTCACTTCATATGGATGGTCGGCAACCGGGGGAGCCGCCTAGCTGTCTCCTCGACTATTTTCCGGACGACTTTCTCGTGGTGATTGATGAGTCTCACGTTACGGTGCCTCAAATTGGCGCTATGTACGAGGGCGACGCCTCACGAAAGCGCACCCTTGTCGAGCATGGCTTTCGGTTACCGAGCGCACTCGATAACCGCCCGCTCAAGTGGGAAGAATTTTTAGAGCGCGTCGGTCAAAAAATCTATCTGTCCGCAACCCCGGGAAAGTACGAACTGGGAATTACCGACTCGATAGTCGAACAGGTCATTCGTCCAACAGGGTTGGTCGATCCGCAGATTGTCGTGAAACCGTCGAAGGGCCAGATCGACGATCTCCTTGAACAAATCACTGCGCGAGTTGAGAAAAACGAACGAATTCTGGTCACCACTCTCACAAAGAAGATGGCAGAAGAGCTCACGGAGTTCCTCTCGGAGCACGGTGTTCGCGTTCGCTATTTGCATGCCGACGTCGACACCTTGCGGCGTGTGGAACTGCTCACCGAGCTTCGTCAGGGCGTCTATGACGTACTGGTCGGCATCAACCTGCTTCGTGAGGGGCTCGACCTTCCTGAGGTTTCCCTTGTCGCGATCCTAGACGCCGACAAAGAAGGCTTTTTGCGTTCGTCCACGTCTCTTATCCAGACGATTGGTCGGGCGGCACGAAACGTTTCTGGTGAAGTTCACATGTACGCGGATGTCATTACACGCTCCATGCGGTTCGCGATCGATGAGACGGATCGACGTCGCGAAAAGCAAGTTGCGTATAACACCGAACACGGAATCGACCCGCAGCCACTTCGCAAGAAAATTGCCGATATTACCGATGCGCTGCTCCGTGAAGGCGCTGACACAGCCGAGCTGCTTTCCACCCGCAATCGAGATGGCAAGAAGCGTGCGCCGACTCCGAATCTTGCGCGCGAAGGCATCGCGGCCAACGGTGGTAACGATCTTGAGCAGATCATTTCGGATCTCAACGAGCAGATGCTGCAGGCGGCATCCGAACTTAAATTCGAACTCGCCGCCAGATTACGTGACGAGGTACAGGATTTGAAAAAGGAACTCCGACAAATGGAGCAAGCCGGCCATCTCCGCTAG